A single genomic interval of Lathyrus oleraceus cultivar Zhongwan6 chromosome 7, CAAS_Psat_ZW6_1.0, whole genome shotgun sequence harbors:
- the LOC127103653 gene encoding uncharacterized protein LOC127103653, which produces MGICAIEGFSAHGFDSRELCLVSNVVLPHKFKVPDLAKYRGLSYPRSYITMYCRKMASYIDNDELLIHFFQDNLSGASLDWYINLGPMKIRTWKDLSEAFLNQYKYNLDMTPTRLQLQNQSQRSNEKFKEYVQRWREMASRVRPSLSDTELIYIFMGTLQGLYYENMFGSLSSNFVDIVVIGERIESGLKSGKIISGNNNQ; this is translated from the coding sequence ATGGGGATATGTGCTATTGAAGGTTTTTCTGCTCATGGATTTGATTCTAGAGAGTTGTGTTTAGTGTCGAATGTTGTTCTCCCGCATAAGTTTAAGGTACCTGACTTGGCCAAGTACAGAGGTTTGAGTTATCCTCGCAGTTACATCACTATGTATTGCAGGAAGATGGCTTCTTATATTGACAATGATGAGTTACTAATCCATTTCTTTCAAGACAacctatctggggcatctttggattggtatattAATTTGGGACCAATGAAGATAAGGACATGGAAAGACTTATCTGAGGCATTCTtgaatcaatacaagtataatCTAGATATGACTCCAACAAGATTGCAGCTACAGAATCAGTCACAAAGGTCTAATGAGAAGTTCAAAGAGTACGTGCAAAGGTGGCGCGAGATGGCTTCAAGAGTCAGACCTTCTTTATCTGATACTGAATTGATATATATCTTTATGGGAACTCTCCAGGGTTTGTACTACGAAAATATGTTTGGTAGTTTGTCTTCTAACTTTGTTGATATAGTCGTGATTGGAGAAAGGATAGAAAGTGGTCTCAAGTCAGGAAAGATCATTAGTGGtaacaataatcaataa